Proteins encoded together in one Phoenix dactylifera cultivar Barhee BC4 unplaced genomic scaffold, palm_55x_up_171113_PBpolish2nd_filt_p 000581F, whole genome shotgun sequence window:
- the LOC103717076 gene encoding uncharacterized protein LOC103717076 isoform X1, with amino-acid sequence MFAQEGKCKRLLSVFCILNQFILYWCQHLKLYFKNLSYNLLLPFPFQPSEVNIKITDKIRYSCYMIHVLVPLLKELCREQMMEKEIEAKIQGLLSSEIKLKQACFSASEGICCKNCGASIVDLHRSCNACSYALCLSCCQELRDLHLPGGERMKSLQYKAIGKGYVHAGLSADKPRPLTEWRANSNGSLTCPSKELGGCGSSLLDLKHIFSENRLSELEEKAEALLQTYNFVKLPDMSARCFCFNPSNRVDYEREKLRKAACREESDDNFIYCPNAEEIEQDELEHFQQHWFKGQPVIIRNVLNFTLGLSWEPEVILRALRERSKIKDESDLFEVKAINCLNWSHVGMHIYRFFRGYTKGWIEKSRRPKMLKLKDWPPASYFGERLYCHCNELIGSLPYQEYTNPRTGFLNLALKLPENVRKPDLGPRLHVAYGLNKEIGRGDSVTLLHFDQTDTVNVLTHMTEVNLFFDWNSKELKKRHGYQDNKEDISTNLKMDEKYSAPPASNYTVLDNIDLNNTNDGNVLSFKPFSPEDILDEQTGNAVPTYNGCSLGKLELTTRDQKYLNSYVSNFNVEAGEHGGPYKQNIGVKFFSADGTRDYANLDELVNEKEQENNFCNFNDRQLSQNEDIEKTCKTQDYQNIAHEIHTESSADNPLSLMAAFQVQTQVDCVICEEDGRSTSCNVSNQLMANREEQDKMGLSQEERMHGYVAHGDFDVDGIHTKGPSTVKSTSVFDDNQSRASSNELLISDCFVEKTVQWNVSDMVSIRNETCKERCNQDIDMTSETGDIVGETIEHSGDVHLFVVDSERNEELCWTDVSSVSMLTKIDVENAVSGVHNSGSGLYTYIKDKSNERDREISTVEEQNNDGDMHLRVKGTENNGKLCCLGIDQNGRDGLSCITADNNGTSDVRVENSKGKFEEKKKICQGGYTGRPPGFTKKLGKVINGAVSSKLHKPCIADSVSIKTEYDQETVMTGFYKNNSVISADTLMRGEIGEVGLAKENSNRKVQISVETERNVETCCTGEFLIQQGATKETGVADSGHEVQKEGSNGNTDNNAKRADEVGHSKEQGNSNMCLSVVKTERDGESYCSGMDLCDGACTVLPGIKTEDGEAHFVVTKDIEGKFMDKKKFLQPRKVMGNPPGFIKKLGKAVHDGDLRGLHNNEEADHFPDKYKRIGEVDQNEEQEANDSSLDRGTVVADDTVLVATQGAGSDFVGVTSEGKFGDDGVLQELQNSEEAYHYPDKCKSMVEFDQKEENKTNGSGFASCRVLTDDTVEVSRSREVTDDVVEVSMQRVGPDITGLTPEGNFGNGVARELQNKEEADQFPDKPKNIGDWREGQEVIDSSLASGRAPTDDTVEIARGRDVTDDTIECAMRRIGPDFTGRMPEGDFFGDDVVRELRNNEKADHYPGKPKSVGEVDWNVGLEANDSSIASRSGLTDDTVEIASGRAIIDDTIEFAMQGAGPDFTGLMPDGNLGDDGVMRERQNNEEADHYPDQPKSVGEVDLDEEQETNDSSLASGRALTDDVVEVANQMFGAGFIGFTPEGEFRVNVGKQIIPCSNIPGDAVMHVKRMGKRARQKMRRRNPADLGLKMNRIVDSFHNETLSMEEIDRSEKQAMNDSSLSSARALAGDTVEVAKQRVEANYFRMVSEGNFGVNVDKKIVLCSDIPEDTVMHSKRKRSRCWKEEQGRNPAGLGTKMKGKPNSFPIEAESLREVDRNEEQEGNDASLRCGRALIDVTVEVAKQGFGSDFTRHVPERNFEDNVGKQTILSYIPEDAAVPIKRKRSGGRKKRQGRYLAGLGIIMKRKPDLYSSETVKLLDGKIPQEKSDFCITGTRTVANELIDFERHIQGTGISGFSLKEGPEKQTHECSGSPECSGIRVGKKIIGSQKKKSRKKSKLSGGRLRGKPDFVPLGIESNGDVGGDKAQDVAGPSLLSIGSVTNESLHVNQNGSAGESHLPQNGCFNMPGNFEYGVEKTYAGGSKRKSDGKPTNSGDNRQPEQSEGAAVWDVFRREDVMKLQEYLKRHSAELRGLHCSPVEQLVHPIHDQAFYLTSEHKTKLKKEFGVEPWTFEQKLGEAVFVPAGCPHQVRNLKSCMKVALDFMSPESVHECIRLTDEYRAPHRHAWGQKLEVKKMVVYAINQIVKDLEDRKSIFMLERE; translated from the exons ATGTTTGCGCAGGAAGGAAAATGCAAGCGTCTGCTTTCAGTGTTTTGCATTCTTAATCAATTTATTCTTTATTGGTGTCAGCATTTGAAACTCTACTTTAAGAATTTATCTTACAACTTGCTTCTGCCATTTCCTTTTCAGCCTTCAGAAGTGAATATTAAGATAACTGACAAAATAAGGTATTCTTGTTATATGATACATGTCCTAGTTCCATTGTTGAAAGAACTATGCCGAGAACAAATGATGGAGAAGGAAATTGAGGCTAAGATTCAAG GGCTTCTGTCAAGTGAAATAAAGTTAAAACAAGCTTGTTTTTCTGCGAGCGAAGGCATCTGCTG CAAAAACTGTGGAGCCTCTATTGTTGACCTTCACAGAAGCTGCAATGCCTGTTCCTATGCCCTTTGCCTGAGTTGTTGCCAAGAGCTTCGTGATCTCCACCTACCTGGAGGTGAAAGGATGAAATCTTTACAATATAAAGCCATAGGGAAGGGTTATGTGCATGCAGGACTTTCTGCAGACAAACCGAGGCCGTTGACAGAATGGAGAGCCAACAGCAATGGCAGCCTGACCTGTCCCTCGAAGGAACTAGGTGGCTGTGGTAGTTCACTTTTGgatctgaagcatatattttCTGAAAACCGGCTTTCTGAATTAGAAGAAAAAGCTGAAGCACTTCTTCAAACATATAACTTTGTAAAACTACCTGATATGTCTGCCCGTTGCTTCTGTTTCAATCCATCTAATCGGGTAGATTATGAAAGggaaaaattaagaaaagcGGCTTGTCGAGAGGAGTCTGATGATAACTTCATATACTGTCCTAATGCGGAAGAGATTGAGCAGGATGAGCTAGAGCACTTTCAGCAGCACTGGTTTAAAGGTCAGCCAGTGATCATCCGCAATGTGCTTAATTTCACCTTGGGCTTGAGCTGGGAGCCAGAAGTTATATTGCGTGCATTGCGTGAGAGGTCTAAGATCAAGGATGAATCAGATCTTTTTGAAGTGAaggcaatcaattgtttgaacTGGTCCCAT GTTGGGATGCATATCTACCGTTTTTTCAGAGGATACACCAAAGGATGGATTGAAAAAAGCCGACGGCCAAAGATGCTCAAACTTAAGGATTGGCCCCCAGCTAGTTATTTTGGAGAGCGCTTATACTGCCACTGCAATGAATTAATTGGTTCTTTGCCTTATCAGGAATACACAAATCCAAGAACTGGATTTCTTAATCTTGCATTGAAGTTGCCTGAAAATGTTAGGAAACCAGATTTGGGACCAAGGTTGCATGTTGCTTATGGACTTAACAAAGAAATAGGCAGGGGAGATTCGGTGACCCTGCTTCACTTTGATCAGACTGATACA gTGAATGTTTTGACTCATATGACAGAAGTAAACCTTTTTTTTGATTGGAACTCAAAGGAGTTGAAAAAGAGGCATGGATATCAAGATAACAAAGAAGATATCAGTACCAATCTGAAAATGGATGAAAAATACTCAGCACCACCTGCAAGTAATTACACAGTACTGGACAACATTGACTTAAATAACACAAATGATGGGAATGTATTGTCATTTAAACCTTTTTCTCCTGAGGACATCCTTGATGAGCAAACAGGAAATGCAGTCCCTACTTATAATGGTTGTAGTCTGGGAAAGTTAGAATTGACAACCAGAGACCAAAAATATCTAAATAGTTATGTTTCCAATTTCAATGTTGAAGCAGGTGAGCATGGTGGTCCTTACAAGCAGAATATAGGTGTTAAATTTTTCTCTGCTGATGGAACTAGAGATTATGCAAATCTTGATGAActggtcaatgaaaaagaacaagaaaataaCTTCTGTAATTTCAATGACAGACAGTTGTCTCAGAATGAAGATATAGAAAAAACATGCAAGACCCAAGATTATCAGAATATTGCTCATGAAATCCATACTGAATCATCTGCAGACAATCCATTATCATTGATGGCTGCTTTTCAGGTGCAAACTCAGGTTGATTGTGTAATTTGTGAAGAAGATGGGCGAAGCACATCTTGTAATGTGAGCAACCAGCTAATGGCTAACAGAGAAGAACAAGATAAGATGGGTCTTAGTCAAGAAGAAAGGATGCATGGCTATGTTGCTCATGGTGATTTTGATGTTGATGGAATTCATACAAAGGGCCCATCTACTGTGAAATCCACATCAGTGTTTGATGATAATCAGTCTCGTGCCTCATCTAATGAACTTTTAATATCTGACTGCTTTGTGGAGAAAACAGTTCAGTGGAATGTGTCGGATATGGTAAGTATTAGGAATGAAACTTGTAAGGAGAGATGTAATCAGGATATTGATATGACTTCAGAAACAGGTGACATAGTTGGGGAGACCATAGAGCACAGTGGAGATGTTCATTTATTTGTTGTAGACtctgaaagaaatgaagaactATGCTGGACAGATGTGTCTTCGGTGTCTATGTTGACAAAAATAGATGTAGAAAATGCTGTATCTGGAGTACATAACTCAGGATCTGGTTTGTATACTTACATCAAGGATAAGAGTAATGAAAGAGACAGGGAAATTAGTACAGTTGAAGAGCAAAATAATGATGGAGACATGCATTTACGTGTCAAAGGAACTGAAAATAATGGAAAACTTTGTTGTTTGggaattgatcaaaatggaagggATGGTTTATCTTGCATAACAGCTGATAACAATGGAACATCAGATGTCAGAGTTGAGAATAGCAAAGGAAAatttgaagagaaaaagaaaatttgtcaAGGAGGATATACGGGAAGACCTCCAGGATTTACTAAGAAGTTGGGCAAGGTGATAAATGGTgctgtttctagtaaattgcaCAAACCATGCATAGCTGACAGCGTTTCTATCAAAACTGAGTATGATCAAGAGACTGTTATGACtggattttataaaaataattctgTAATAAGTGCTGATACTCTTATGAGAGGTGAAATTGGAGAGGTTGGCCTTGCCAAAGAGAATAGCAATAGGAAAGTGCAGATATCTGTTGAAACTGAAAGAAATGTGGAAACTTGTTGCACTGGTGAGTTTCTCATACAACAGGGTGCCACTAAAGAAACTGGAGTTGCTGATAGTGGGCATGAAGTTCAGAAAGAAGGATCCAATGGGAACACTGATAATAATGCTAAAAGAGCTGATGAAGTTGGTCACTCAAAAGAGCAGGGCAACTCAAATATGTGCTTATCTGTGGTCAAAACTGAAAGGGATGGAGAATCTTATTGTTCAGGGATGGATTTATGTGATGGTGCTTGTACTGTTTTGCCTGGAATAAAAACTGAAGATGGCGAGGCACATTTTGTAGTAACCAAGGATATAGAAGGAAAATTTATGGACAAAAAGAAGTTCCTCCAACCTAGAAAGGTAATGGGAAATCCTCCTGGATTCATTAAGAAGTTGGGCAAGGCGGTGCATGATGGTGATCTAAGGGGACTGCATAACAATGAAGAAGCTGATCATTTTCCTGACAAGTATAAAAGAATTGGAGAAGTCGACCagaatgaagaacaagaagcaaATGATTCAAGCCTTGATAGAGGCACAGTTGTAGCTGATGATACTGTTTTGGTTGCAACGCAAGGTGCAGGGTCTGACTTCGTTGGAGTCACATCGGAAGGAAAATTTGGAGATGATGGTGTTCTGCAGGAATTGCAGAACAGTGAAGAAGCTTATCACTATCCTGACAAATGTAAAAGCATGGTAGAATTtgaccaaaaggaagaaaacaaaacaaatggATCAGGTTTTGCCAGTTGTAGAGTTCTAACTGATGATACTGTTGAGGTTTCTAGGAGCAGAGAAGTAACTGATGATGTTGTGGAGGTTTCAATGCAAAGGGTAGGACCTGACATCACTGGACTCACACCAGAAGGAAATTTTGGAAATGGTGTCGCAAGGGAATTGCAGAACAAAGAAGAAGCTGATCAGTTTCCTGACAAGCCAAAAAACATTGGAGATTGGAGGGAAGGACAAGAAGTAATTGATTCAAGCCTTGCTAGTGGCAGAGCTCCAACCGATGATACTGTTGAGATTGCTAGGGGAAGAGACGTAACAGATGATACTATTGAATGTGCAATGCGAAGGATAGGGCCTGACTTCACTGGACGCATGCCAGAAGGAGATTTTTTTGGAGATGATGTTGTGAGGGAGTTGCGGAACAATGAAAAAGCTGATCACTATCCTGGAAAACCTAAAAGTGTTGGAGAAGTTGACTGGAATGTGGGACTAGAAGCAAATGATTCAAGCATTGCTAGTAGGAGTGGTTTAACTGATGATACTGTTGAGATTGCTAGTGGAAGAGCCATAATTGATGACACTATTGAGTTTGCAATGCAAGGGGCAGGTCCTGACTTCACTGGACTGATGCCAGATGGAAATCTTGGAGATGATGGTGTTATGAGGGAGCGGCAGAACAATGAAGAAGCTGATCACTATCCTGACCAACCTAAAAGTGTTGGAGAAGTTGAcctggatgaggaacaagaaacaAATGATTCAAGCCTTGCTAGTGGCAGAGCTCTAACTGATGATGTCGTTGAGGTTGCAAACCAAATGTTTGGAGCTGGCTTTATTGGATTCACACCTGAAGGAGAATTTAGAGTTAATGTGGGGAAGCAAATTATTCCCTGCAGCAATATACCTGGAGATGCTGTAATGCATGTAAAAAGGATGGGCAAAAGAGCTAGACAGAAAATGCGGAGAAGAAACCCTGCTGATTTAGGACTTAAGATGAACAGAATAGTTGATTCTTTTCATAATGAAACTTTAAGCATGGAAGAAATTGATAGAAGTGAAAAACAAGCAATGAATGATTCAAGCCTTTCTAGTGCCAGAGCTCTTGCTGGTGACACTGTTGAGGTTGCCAAGCAAAGGGTTGAAGCTAACTACTTCAGAATGGTGTCTGAAGGAAATTTTGGTGTCAATGTCGACAAAAAAATTGTTCTCTGTAGTGATATTCCTGAAGATACTGTAATGCattccaaaagaaaaagaagtagaTGTTGGAAAGAAGAACAGGGAAGAAATCCTGCAGGTCTGGGAACCAAAATGAAGGGAAAACCTAATTCTTTTCCTATTGAAGCTGAAAGCTTGAGAGAAGTTGATAgaaatgaagaacaagaaggaaaTGATGCAAGCCTTCGTTGTGGCAGAGCTTTAATTGATGTTACTGTTGAAGTTGCAAAGCAAGGGTTTGGATCTGACTTCACACGACATGTGCCAGAAAGaaattttgaagataatgtGGGGAAACAGACCATTTTGTCTTATATTCCTGAAGATGCTGCAGTTCCCATCAAAAGGAAGAGAAGTGGAGGCAGGAAGAAAAGGCAGGGAAGGTATCTTGCTGGCTTGGGCATCATAATGAAGAGAAAACCTGATCTTTATTCTAGTGAAACTGTAAAGCTGCTGGATGGGAAGATTCCGCAAGAGAAATCTGATTTTTGTATAACTGGCACTAGAACTGTGGCTAATGAATTGATTGATTTTGAGAGGCACATTCAGGGAACTGGTATTTCTGGTTTCTCACTGAAAGAGGGCCCTGAAAAACAAACTCATGAGTGCAGTGGTAGTCCTGAATGTTCTGGTATACGTGTAGGGAAAAAGATAATTGGAAGCCAGAAGAAAAAGAGTAGAAAAAAATCAAAGCTTTCCGGTGGTAGATTGAGGGGTAAACCTGATTTTGTTCCTCTTGGAATTGAATCAAATGGGGATGTTGGTGGAGATAAAGCACAAGATGTTGCTGGTCCTAGTTTATTAAGTATTGGTTCTGTAACTAATGAATCCCTTCATGTTAACCAAAATGGAAGTGCTGGTGAGTCTCATCTTCCACAAAATGGTTGCTTTAACATGCCTGGAAATTTTGAGTATGGTGTAGAGAAGACATATGCAGGAGGCAGCAAGAGGAAGTCGGATGGAAAGCCAACTAACTCGGGTGACAATAGGCAACCAGAACAGTCAGAAGGTGCTGCTGTATGGGATGTTTTTCGGAGAGAAGATGTTATGAAGTTGCAGGAGTATCTCAAGAGGCACTCTGCAGAGCTGAGAGGTCTCCACTGTTCTCCAGTAGAGCAG CTGGTTCATCCGATCCATGACCAAGCTTTCTATCTGACATCAGAGCATAAAACAAAGCTCAAGAAGGAATTTG